The Salvelinus sp. IW2-2015 linkage group LG31, ASM291031v2, whole genome shotgun sequence genome window below encodes:
- the LOC111955469 gene encoding choline transporter-like protein 4: protein MGKNLKEENSENSESSEYGEPAQYDPTFNGPIRKRGCTDIICCVLFIVVILGYMAVGILAWLYGDPRHVLYPRNSTGMFCGIGLNKAQPSVFYFDILKCVTSINIMAATLNGLQCPTTQVCVEKCPDVFWALNPIAYLPNAKPQDYFNQSLCVSSFDLARTTLKVKEIVDQELCPFFYTPTISGELSCVTDVTALKNIPNDFANTWGLPSSINDTVNGIGNAKGDMVNSFKAKEIGVRIFEDFASSWQWIIAXLVIAMVVSFLFLLLLRFIAPVMVWVLIFGVLAVGAYGIYHCWWEYDNYRKSTVSITDIGFTTDFKVYLQVKETWLASVMIILSVVEGILLLTLILFAVQNPHRIALIQESSKAVSHMMSTLFYPLITFVXLVVCVAYWGITALYLATSGIPVYKVVALNSTQDNCGQISGNETCDPQTFYNSTDYSWCRSARCIFIKYNNEGLLQRNLFYLQIYNVVAFLWCVNFVIAMGQCSLAGAFASYYWALNKPSDIPTFPLSQAFIRTIRYHVGSLAFGALILTLIQIIRIILEYLDHKTRAAQNPCSRFLMCCLKCCFWCLEKFIKFLNRNAYIMIAVYGKNFCVSAKNAFMLLMRNIVRVVVLDKVTDLLLFFGKMLVVGGVGVLAFFFFSGRIRLPGSNFHTEMLNYYWMPIIVVVVGAYLIAHGFFNVYSMCVDTLFLCFLEDLERHDGTMQKPYYMSKNLMKILNKKNRGPKNGKGKD from the exons GGGAACCTGCTCAGTATGACCCCACCTTCAATGGACCCATTCGGAAAAG AGGTTGCACTGACATCATCTGCTGTGTTCTCTTCATTGTCGTCATCCTTGGCTACATGGCGGTGGGGATTTTGG CCTGGCTTTATGGTGATCCCCGACATGTYCTCTACCCACGGAACTCTACCGGAATGTTCTGTGGCATCGGGCTCAATAA AGCTCAACCCAGTGTGTTCTACTTTGACATACTGAAATGTGTCACATCAATCAACATCATGGCCGCCACCCTTAATGGGTTACAGTGCCCCACCACACAG gtgtgtgtggaaAAGTGCCCAGATGTGTTCTGGGCTCTCAATCCTATTGCCTACTTACCGAATGCCAAGCCACAAGACTACTTCAACCAATCACTCTGCGTGTCATCCTTTGATCTAGCAAGAACTACACTG AAAGTTAAGGAAATTGTGGATCAAGAGCTGTGTCCGTTCTTCTACACTCCTACAATTTCTGGTGAGT TATCCTGTGTAACTGATGTtacagctctgaaaaatattcCTAATGACTTTGCCAATACGTGGGGCTTGCCATCAAGCATCAATGATACAGTCAATGGCATCGGGAACGCAAAAGG TGACATGGTAAACAGCTTCAAAGCCAAGGAGATTGGAGTGAGAATCTTTGAGGACTTTGCGTCATCATGGCAGTGGATCATCGC TKCACTGGTCATAGCCATGGTGGTCAGTTTTCTGTTCCTCCTTCTGTTGCGGTTTATCGCCCCTGTTATGGTCTGGGTTCTTATATTTGGAGTGTTGGCAGTAGGTGCCTATG gcatATATCACTGCTGGTGGGAGTATGACAACTACAGAAAGTCGACTGTCTCCATCACTGACATAGGCTTCACCACCGacttcaaggtctaccttcaggTCAAGGAGACCTGGCTGGCTTCTGTGA TGATAATCCTGTCTGTGGTAGAGGGCATTCTTCTCCTGACCTTGATTCTTTTTGCGGTCCAGAATCCTCATCGCATCGCTCTCATCCAGGAGTCCAGCAA GGCTGTCAGTCACATGATGTCTACGCTGTTCTATCCTCTCATCACCTTTGTTYtcctggtggtgtgtgtggcctATTGGGGCATCACTGCTCT GTATCTGGCCACTTCAGGTATTCCAGTGTACAAAGTGGTGGCTCTCAACTCTACTCAGGATAACTGTGGCCAAATCAGCGGCAATGAGACCTGTGACCCAcag ACATTTTACAACTCTACAGACTACTCGTGGTGCCGATCGGCGCGCTGCATCTTCATCAAGTACAACAACGAGGGCCTGCTGCAGAGGAACCTGTTCTACCTGCAGATCTACAACGTGGTGGCCTTCCTGTGGTGCGTCAACTTTGTCATCGCCATGGGCCAGTGCAGCCTGGCYGGGGCCTTCGCCTCCTACTACTGGGCCTTAAACAAGCCCTCGGACATCCCCACCTTCCCCCTKTCCCAGGCCTTCATCCGCACAATACG ATACCATGTTGGCTCCCTGGCATTTGGTGCTCTGATCCTCACCCTCATCCAGATAATCCGGATCATCCTGGAGTACCTGGACCACAAGACCAGAG cggCTCAAAACCCCTGTTCTCGGTTCCTCATGTGCTGTCTGAAGTGTTGCTTCTGGTGTCTGGAGAAGTTCATCAAGTTCCTCAATAGAAACGCCTACATCATG ATTGCCGTATAYGGAAAAAACTTCTGTGTCTCYGCTAAAAACGCATTCATGCTTCTAATGAGGAACATTGTCAG GGTGGTGGTGCTAGATAAAGTGACGGACCTGCTGCTGTTCTTTGGGAAGATGCTAGTGGTGGGAGGAGTAG GTGTCCTGGccttctttttcttctctggCAGAATAAGACTACCAGGCAGCAATTTCCATACTGAAATGCTCAACTATTACTGGATGCCCATTATT GTGGTTGTGGTGGGAGCATACCTCATTGCTCATGGATTCTTCAATGTGTACAGCATGTGTGTGGACACACTTTTCCTCTGCTTCT TGGAGGACTTGGAGCGACATGACGGAACGATGCAGAAGCCATATTACATGTCCAAGAACCTGATGAAAATCCTCAATAAAAAGAACAGGGGACCTAAAAATGGCAAAGGAAAGGATTGA
- the LOC111956118 gene encoding E3 ubiquitin-protein ligase RNF5: MAAADPWSSSDDGPASRGGFPDGENSNERDGPGGSGGEAERKSDRATFECNICLDTARDAVISLCGHLFCWPCLHQWLETRPSQQQCPVCKAGISREKVIPLYGRGSSSQEDPRLKTPPRPPGQRTEPESRGTFQGFGDNGFHMSFGIGAFPFGFFTTVFNTNDPYHRADAYAADHQGNGNNWQDSLFLFVAIFFFFWLLSV, from the exons ATGGCGGCCGCGGATCCCTGGTCCTCGAGTGACGACGGGCCCGCAAGTAGAGGAGGGTTCCCGGATGGTGAGAACAGCAACGAGCGCGATGGCCCGGGAGGAAGCGGCGGAGAGGCAGAACGCAAGTCAGATCGGGCCACATTCGAGTGCAACATTTGTTTGGACACAGCAAGGGACGCTGTCATCAGTTTGTGCGGGCACTTGTTCTG CTGGCCCTGCCTTCATCAA TGGTTGGAGACGCGGCCCAGCCAACAGCAGTGTCCTGTGTGTAAAGCAGGCATCAGCAGAGAGAAAGTCATCCCCCTCTACGGCAGAGGAAGCTCCAGCCAAGAGGACCCCAG GTTGAAAACTCCGCCTCGTCCTCCGGGACAGAGAACAGAGCCAGAGAGCAGAGGG ACCTTCCAGGGGTTTGGGGACAATGGCTTCCACATGTCCTTTGGGATCGGTGCTTTCCCTTTCGGCTTCTTCACCACAGTCTTCAACACCAACGACCCCTACCACagagcag ACGCATATGCAGCCGATCACCAAGGCAACGGCAACAACTGGCAggactctctcttcctgtttgtggccatcttcttcttcttctggctGCTGAGTGtgtaa